A genomic stretch from Sphingomonas sp. HDW15A includes:
- a CDS encoding NADH dehydrogenase ubiquinone Fe-S protein 4, whose protein sequence is MTTARIIEEQRKTTQSGKAKAGRWTLEFERTEGQRPDPLTGWAGSGDTKTQIRLTFETKEEALAYATRKGFDIHLVPAPPVKLKLQAYADNFR, encoded by the coding sequence ATGACGACTGCCCGGATCATCGAAGAGCAACGCAAGACAACCCAATCCGGCAAGGCCAAGGCCGGTCGCTGGACACTGGAGTTCGAGCGCACTGAGGGCCAACGCCCCGACCCGCTCACGGGCTGGGCGGGCTCGGGTGACACCAAGACTCAGATCCGTCTCACCTTCGAAACGAAGGAGGAGGCCCTAGCTTACGCGACTCGCAAGGGCTTCGACATCCATCTCGTCCCGGCGCCGCCGGTCAAGCTCAAGCTTCAGGCCTACGCAGACAACTTTCGCTAA
- a CDS encoding AI-2E family transporter, producing the protein MAESVSPKLTTGKVVDVLLPLFLLALLIALCVQLLLPFVGLLIWTIIFAVCFYPLHRKLRTKVSNRMSAIIIGLGLSAIVLVPTTIASISAAGSIPSVIAAIQTGEKTVPPPPARVKELPLVGKRVDALWTQASTDMPSFVKKYRPQLADFAKTLVAFAGSLFVTVLAIVASVIFAAITLAYSESARAFIGNVLARITGSRKEGEHYMALIGATIKSVANGVIGVAFVQALLVGIGFFAIGVPGAGLLSILAMALGVVQVPVLIITIPAIIYAFSAETTTVAIIFTVWSIIGGLSDAVLKPLMIGHGLEVPMPVILLGVIGGVMAFGLVGLFIGAVVLAVGYVLFNEWVGRTEPAARSDGKSSSAKLQGAK; encoded by the coding sequence ATGGCCGAATCCGTCTCCCCGAAGCTGACAACTGGCAAGGTGGTCGACGTGCTTCTCCCGCTATTTCTGCTGGCGTTATTGATTGCGCTGTGCGTGCAGTTGCTGTTGCCGTTCGTCGGACTGCTGATCTGGACGATTATCTTCGCGGTCTGCTTCTACCCACTTCACAGGAAGCTGAGAACGAAGGTCAGCAATCGCATGTCTGCGATCATCATCGGCCTAGGACTGTCGGCCATAGTTCTGGTTCCGACAACAATCGCCTCAATCAGCGCGGCGGGCTCAATTCCCAGCGTGATTGCCGCGATTCAGACGGGCGAGAAGACCGTCCCGCCGCCGCCTGCCCGAGTGAAGGAACTGCCGCTCGTCGGCAAACGCGTTGACGCCTTGTGGACGCAGGCCTCGACGGACATGCCGAGCTTCGTCAAGAAGTACCGACCGCAGCTTGCCGACTTCGCAAAGACGCTTGTCGCATTCGCGGGCAGCCTGTTCGTTACGGTCCTGGCAATCGTCGCCTCTGTTATCTTCGCGGCAATCACGCTTGCCTATTCGGAAAGCGCGCGCGCTTTCATCGGCAATGTGCTCGCTCGCATTACGGGGAGCAGGAAAGAGGGCGAGCATTATATGGCGCTCATCGGCGCCACTATAAAATCGGTCGCCAATGGCGTGATCGGGGTCGCCTTCGTTCAGGCACTGCTCGTCGGCATCGGTTTCTTCGCCATCGGAGTCCCGGGAGCGGGCCTCCTATCAATTCTAGCGATGGCGCTAGGTGTCGTTCAGGTCCCTGTGCTGATCATCACGATACCGGCTATCATCTACGCCTTCTCAGCGGAAACGACGACCGTCGCGATCATCTTTACGGTCTGGTCAATCATAGGAGGCCTTAGTGACGCGGTGCTGAAACCGTTGATGATCGGCCACGGGCTGGAGGTGCCGATGCCGGTCATCCTGCTTGGCGTAATTGGCGGTGTAATGGCGTTCGGCCTTGTCGGCCTGTTCATCGGCGCGGTCGTGCTGGCGGTCGGTTATGTCCTGTTCAACGAATGGGTCGGAAGGACTGAACCAGCGGCCAGGTCCGATGGAAAGTCGTCAAGCGCAAAGCTGCAAGGGGCCAAATGA
- a CDS encoding HlyD family secretion protein, whose product MTDGAQTASQTASANVTSEVDVGPGKPPPNAMRKVILTALVLLLVLFVYHVLSDRYTPYTSQARVETFLTQIAPEVAGDVLEVGVMDNGRVRKGQVLFRIDPEPYRLAVRSAEANLSVALQGADVSVAEVAAARAQIQKQNVDLIANRKLGKIITDLVDKKALAETNAIRSGAEIGKTQADLTRAQADLRRAEANLGSPGFGNPKVRQAAAALDQARLDLRNTTVVAPADGVVTNLRLAKGQYVTPGQPLLSFLELGPRWIAADMRENQLGNVKPGQEVIIALDLLPGKLFKGSVHSVGWGISQGDEAPTGQLASQPADQGWLRDPQRFPVRILVSPDEAKEAGIDVGRSGAQANVIIFANDGSVMNPIGRLWIKLVALMSYLQ is encoded by the coding sequence ATGACGGATGGCGCGCAAACGGCTTCCCAGACGGCATCCGCGAACGTCACATCCGAGGTCGACGTCGGGCCCGGAAAGCCGCCGCCGAATGCCATGCGGAAGGTCATCCTCACTGCCCTTGTCTTGTTGCTCGTCCTGTTCGTTTATCACGTCCTTTCTGACCGCTACACACCCTACACATCGCAAGCGCGTGTCGAGACATTCCTGACCCAAATTGCGCCGGAAGTCGCGGGTGATGTCCTGGAAGTCGGAGTCATGGATAACGGCCGGGTACGAAAGGGGCAGGTGCTTTTCCGAATCGATCCCGAACCGTACCGGCTTGCCGTCCGATCGGCAGAGGCCAATCTCTCTGTCGCGCTGCAAGGAGCTGACGTGTCAGTGGCGGAAGTCGCGGCCGCTCGCGCGCAGATTCAGAAACAGAACGTGGATCTCATCGCCAATCGCAAACTTGGGAAGATCATCACAGATCTTGTGGACAAGAAGGCGCTGGCTGAAACGAATGCCATCCGTTCCGGAGCGGAAATCGGCAAGACCCAGGCGGACCTTACGCGCGCGCAGGCGGATCTGCGTCGAGCGGAAGCCAACCTCGGCTCTCCGGGCTTCGGCAATCCTAAGGTGAGGCAGGCTGCCGCAGCCCTCGACCAGGCACGGCTCGACCTGCGCAACACAACCGTGGTTGCGCCAGCTGATGGAGTTGTCACCAATTTGAGGCTGGCAAAGGGTCAATATGTGACGCCAGGCCAGCCGCTGCTTAGCTTCCTCGAGCTCGGACCACGCTGGATCGCCGCCGACATGCGTGAAAACCAACTCGGCAACGTTAAGCCTGGACAGGAAGTCATAATCGCCCTCGACCTGTTACCGGGCAAGCTGTTCAAAGGCAGCGTGCACAGCGTCGGTTGGGGAATAAGCCAAGGCGACGAAGCGCCAACTGGCCAGCTGGCGTCGCAGCCTGCCGACCAGGGCTGGCTTCGCGATCCGCAGAGATTCCCTGTCCGGATACTCGTATCGCCCGACGAAGCGAAGGAGGCCGGAATCGACGTCGGTCGCAGTGGAGCGCAAGCTAACGTCATCATCTTTGCGAACGACGGGTCGGTCATGAACCCGATCGGGCGTCTGTGGATCAAGCTGGTCGCTCTGATGAGCTATCTGCAATGA
- a CDS encoding potassium channel family protein — translation MLLMLVALPVAPLIGLPQMIIKLLLGLCLLAAVLPEATKSTRLLVTALIAILVFARYAADRHWIPVDTGWLLGAYGLIGLMAAAAALRFAMTSERVGSETIYAALGTYLLAGVFFGQIYWSLESAVPGSFVGPDPFSDTRAIYYSFVTLATLGYGDYVPRSDLARGIATFEVIGGQLYLAALVARLIGAIADDGRKG, via the coding sequence ATGCTACTGATGTTGGTCGCGCTTCCGGTCGCCCCATTGATCGGCTTGCCGCAAATGATCATAAAGTTGCTTCTTGGCTTATGCCTGCTTGCCGCCGTGTTGCCGGAAGCAACCAAGAGCACACGGCTTCTCGTCACGGCGTTGATCGCAATCCTCGTCTTCGCGCGTTACGCGGCCGATCGCCACTGGATCCCCGTCGACACCGGATGGCTACTCGGCGCGTACGGGCTGATCGGGCTGATGGCAGCGGCTGCCGCATTACGCTTCGCAATGACGTCCGAGCGCGTCGGCAGCGAGACGATTTACGCGGCCCTCGGCACCTATTTGCTGGCCGGCGTATTCTTTGGGCAGATCTACTGGTCACTCGAGAGCGCAGTGCCGGGCAGCTTCGTCGGTCCCGACCCGTTTTCCGACACCAGAGCGATCTATTACAGTTTCGTCACTCTCGCGACGCTTGGATACGGCGACTATGTTCCGCGATCCGATCTCGCGCGAGGAATTGCGACCTTCGAGGTGATCGGCGGACAACTTTATCTCGCTGCGCTTGTCGCGCGCCTTATTGGCGCGATCGCCGATGATGGTCGAAAAGGTTAG
- a CDS encoding efflux transporter outer membrane subunit, with product MHRGEFPKTFPSLPLAVLAALLASGCVQGPDYVKPTVAIPDAYRYQLSATDIQGSGWWTAYADAQLDALVQEALGNNRDLRIASARVDEFAAILAGTRSQGFPQVGYGLSGNRSRASEELIPDVVDPKSTTFNGLLTASWEIDLWGRIRRETEAARANLLATEEARRGVILTLISSIISSYVTLLDLDEQLRVARATVDGRKKSVALFETRLAGGWVSEFEMSRVRSEYETALAQIPPIQQGIATQEHALSVLIGRNPGPIARTTTLNDLSTPAIPAGLPSDLLLRRPDILQAEQQLIASNALIGSARALFFPRITLTGLLGLASPSLGKLFSGHAHTWSFTGDVAGPIYTGGGLTAAVDQATARREQSLASYELVIQNAFRDVEDSLADVRHSAELRDSLQRNVAALRRGVELANERYENGFSDYLEVLDTERSLFSAELQLAAARGDYQRALVSLYRALGGDWTKVAFNGDRQSQAGRGNP from the coding sequence ATGCACCGGGGCGAATTCCCAAAGACATTTCCAAGCTTGCCGCTGGCTGTCCTGGCCGCGCTGCTCGCAAGCGGGTGCGTGCAAGGGCCCGACTACGTCAAGCCGACCGTCGCAATACCAGATGCCTATCGTTACCAGCTTTCCGCCACTGACATCCAAGGCTCCGGCTGGTGGACGGCTTACGCCGATGCGCAATTGGATGCATTGGTCCAAGAGGCTTTGGGCAACAATCGCGACCTTCGGATTGCCAGCGCGCGGGTCGATGAGTTTGCGGCTATCCTCGCCGGCACCCGATCGCAGGGATTTCCGCAGGTAGGCTACGGTCTAAGTGGCAATCGTTCCCGGGCGAGCGAGGAACTCATCCCCGATGTCGTCGACCCGAAAAGCACGACCTTCAACGGGCTGCTCACCGCCAGTTGGGAAATCGACCTGTGGGGCCGCATCCGCCGCGAAACGGAAGCCGCGCGAGCCAACCTGCTGGCCACCGAGGAAGCGCGCCGGGGCGTAATACTGACCCTTATTTCTTCCATTATCAGTTCGTACGTGACCTTGCTCGACCTGGACGAACAGCTTCGCGTCGCAAGGGCCACCGTGGATGGACGCAAGAAGTCCGTCGCGCTGTTCGAAACCCGGCTCGCCGGAGGTTGGGTCTCCGAATTCGAAATGTCGCGCGTTCGAAGCGAATATGAAACCGCGCTAGCCCAAATCCCTCCGATACAGCAGGGAATTGCGACGCAGGAACACGCGCTTTCCGTGCTCATCGGCCGGAACCCTGGCCCAATCGCGCGCACCACGACTCTGAACGACTTGAGCACGCCCGCCATTCCCGCCGGCCTTCCTTCCGATCTTCTCCTGCGACGCCCGGACATCTTGCAGGCCGAACAGCAGCTAATCGCGTCCAATGCGCTCATTGGCTCGGCGCGCGCGCTGTTCTTTCCAAGGATCACGCTGACGGGCCTTCTAGGCCTCGCCAGTCCGTCGCTCGGGAAACTGTTCAGCGGACACGCGCACACCTGGTCCTTTACTGGCGATGTTGCTGGGCCAATTTACACGGGCGGCGGACTGACGGCGGCCGTCGACCAGGCAACGGCACGGCGAGAGCAATCTCTCGCAAGCTACGAACTCGTCATTCAGAATGCGTTTCGCGACGTAGAGGATTCGCTCGCCGATGTCCGCCATAGCGCCGAACTTCGCGATAGCCTGCAGCGGAACGTTGCCGCGCTTCGCCGAGGCGTGGAGCTTGCTAACGAGCGCTATGAAAACGGGTTCTCCGACTATCTCGAAGTACTCGACACGGAACGCAGCCTGTTTTCCGCGGAGCTGCAGTTGGCGGCGGCGCGCGGTGATTACCAGCGGGCTCTGGTCAGCCTCTACCGCGCACTTGGAGGTGATTGGACGAAGGTCGCTTTCAATGGCGACCGGCAATCGCAAGCAGGAAGAGGAAATCCATGA
- a CDS encoding DUF3313 domain-containing protein, which yields MRADAISRFRCLLPATAILIAAPAVSQTRDHAPVSLPSARVMAQDKAGSESWTYARPASEFRKYRTVMIPAAIVYQGPDAQFEGISQADRAKFADMITQELRTEMAKSFPAPASPQTDTLRLQVTILGATKTTGGIATATRVTGLGFATSALKSVLGKPGSLTGSILYAVELYDARTNELMLAAVRRRTPDPLDVPATISQTETVKAVAREFADGARKRLVALTGAGQ from the coding sequence ATGCGTGCCGATGCGATTTCCCGATTCCGCTGCCTGCTTCCCGCAACTGCCATTCTGATCGCGGCCCCGGCCGTGTCGCAAACACGAGATCATGCGCCCGTGTCGTTGCCCTCCGCGCGCGTGATGGCTCAGGACAAGGCCGGGAGCGAATCCTGGACGTACGCGCGGCCGGCGTCCGAGTTTCGCAAATATCGCACGGTGATGATTCCGGCTGCGATCGTTTATCAAGGGCCGGACGCTCAATTTGAGGGGATTTCACAGGCTGACCGCGCAAAATTCGCAGACATGATCACGCAGGAGCTCCGCACGGAGATGGCCAAGTCCTTTCCTGCCCCTGCATCGCCGCAGACTGACACGCTGAGGCTGCAGGTCACGATCCTGGGCGCAACGAAAACCACTGGCGGTATTGCGACCGCGACCCGCGTGACTGGTCTGGGCTTTGCGACCAGCGCGTTGAAAAGCGTTCTTGGAAAACCCGGAAGCTTGACAGGCTCTATTCTTTACGCGGTCGAACTCTATGACGCGCGCACCAACGAACTGATGCTTGCTGCGGTACGACGCCGCACACCAGACCCGCTCGACGTGCCGGCAACAATTTCGCAGACCGAGACCGTCAAAGCAGTGGCCCGGGAATTCGCGGACGGCGCTCGCAAGCGCCTGGTTGCTCTAACCGGCGCGGGGCAATAG
- a CDS encoding patatin-like phospholipase family protein, with protein MIRSNFKSALALVAASGLAVSGCSSPGRLPAVPVASIPQTSQALGSVRYLVTRESKTFADDAKAALLREQQWLQSKGVQTTNGMPPAYFLAISGGGDNGAYGSGFLNGWTAAGTRPEFKVVTGISTGALIAPFAFLGPKYDHVLREVYTNTSQKDIFRKRGMLKGLFGEAMTDTRPLASLIEKYVTRQFLDEVAAEYGKGRILLVGTTNLDSLEPVIWNMTEIAGSKDPKAITLFRRLLLASASIPGAFPPVMIDLTIDGKSYQEMHVDGGTMTQVFLYPPSVSFSGMPQRKRVLYVIRNARLDPDWASTDRRTMTIAMRAIESLTMTQGVGDLYRIYATTERDGIDFNLTYIPPTFNTVRREQFDTQYMRALYDVGFEAAKQGYQWEKYPPGFSAPLNAQGQ; from the coding sequence ATGATCCGTTCGAATTTCAAGAGCGCATTGGCGCTTGTAGCCGCCTCTGGCCTGGCCGTTTCTGGCTGCTCCTCGCCGGGGCGTTTGCCGGCTGTGCCCGTCGCCTCCATTCCGCAAACGAGCCAAGCATTGGGCTCCGTACGCTATCTCGTCACACGCGAATCCAAGACCTTCGCGGACGATGCCAAAGCTGCCCTTTTGCGCGAGCAGCAATGGCTTCAATCCAAAGGTGTACAAACTACAAACGGCATGCCGCCAGCTTACTTCCTGGCGATTTCCGGAGGCGGCGACAACGGCGCCTATGGTTCAGGCTTTTTGAATGGCTGGACTGCCGCTGGAACCCGCCCTGAGTTCAAGGTGGTCACCGGGATCAGCACCGGCGCGCTTATCGCGCCATTCGCCTTCCTCGGTCCAAAGTACGACCATGTCCTGCGCGAGGTTTATACGAACACTTCCCAGAAGGATATTTTCAGGAAGCGCGGGATGCTGAAGGGCCTGTTCGGCGAAGCGATGACGGATACGCGCCCGCTTGCGAGTCTCATCGAAAAGTATGTGACACGCCAATTCCTGGACGAAGTCGCAGCCGAATACGGGAAGGGGCGAATCCTCCTAGTCGGGACTACCAATCTAGATTCTCTTGAACCCGTGATCTGGAACATGACCGAGATAGCGGGAAGCAAGGATCCCAAGGCGATTACCTTGTTCCGGCGCTTGCTGTTAGCGTCGGCCTCTATACCTGGAGCGTTCCCGCCAGTGATGATCGATCTCACCATCGACGGAAAATCATACCAGGAAATGCATGTCGATGGTGGCACGATGACTCAGGTCTTTCTCTACCCGCCTTCCGTTTCGTTTTCCGGTATGCCGCAACGCAAACGCGTCTTGTACGTCATTCGTAACGCCAGGCTGGATCCGGACTGGGCGAGCACCGACCGCCGTACGATGACGATCGCAATGCGCGCGATTGAATCTCTGACGATGACCCAAGGCGTGGGTGACCTCTATCGGATCTACGCGACAACAGAGCGCGATGGCATCGACTTCAACCTCACGTATATCCCGCCGACATTCAACACGGTTCGGCGAGAGCAATTCGACACCCAATATATGAGAGCCCTTTACGACGTTGGCTTTGAGGCCGCGAAACAAGGCTATCAATGGGAAAAGTATCCGCCCGGATTCTCCGCTCCCCTCAATGCGCAGGGCCAATGA
- a CDS encoding outer membrane beta-barrel protein — MMRRFLLSAVAGTALLSSPALARDNSWYAGIEGGLTFGSEAEIDVDVDNGDSIFEQDDAIEVDYGIGMDIDLIAGYDFGMIKTEVEFGYKNLNADEVDLDNDLADDLGIIDDDFDVDGDTNIVSLMGNVLLDFGNDDGWGAYLGGGLGYAWVKALDFDDDKDSAFAWQLIAGVRYAVSSNVDLGLKYRYFQTGKLNFADEFDDGETFFDIDTHTKIHSHSLLLSLVYNFAPPPPPPPPPPPPPPPPPPPPATQTCPDGSVILATEMCPPPPPPPPPPPEPERG, encoded by the coding sequence ATGATGCGAAGATTTTTGCTGTCCGCGGTTGCGGGAACGGCGCTGCTTTCCAGCCCGGCACTGGCTCGAGACAATAGCTGGTATGCTGGAATTGAGGGCGGACTTACATTCGGATCCGAGGCAGAGATCGACGTGGATGTCGACAACGGTGACAGCATCTTCGAGCAAGATGATGCCATCGAAGTCGACTACGGCATCGGCATGGATATCGACCTGATCGCCGGGTACGACTTCGGCATGATCAAGACCGAGGTCGAGTTCGGATACAAGAACCTCAACGCCGATGAGGTCGATCTGGACAATGACCTCGCCGACGATCTTGGGATCATCGACGACGACTTCGATGTCGATGGCGATACCAATATCGTTTCGCTGATGGGCAATGTGCTGCTCGACTTCGGCAATGACGATGGCTGGGGCGCTTATCTTGGAGGCGGACTCGGTTATGCCTGGGTCAAGGCTTTGGATTTCGATGACGACAAGGATTCCGCGTTTGCATGGCAGCTGATTGCTGGTGTCCGCTACGCGGTCAGTTCCAACGTCGATCTCGGCCTGAAGTACCGCTACTTCCAGACGGGGAAACTCAATTTCGCGGATGAATTCGACGATGGCGAGACATTCTTCGACATCGATACGCATACGAAGATTCACTCGCACAGCTTGCTGCTGAGTCTAGTTTACAACTTCGCTCCGCCGCCGCCACCTCCGCCACCCCCGCCGCCACCACCGCCGCCACCGCCGCCGCCACCGGCGACGCAGACGTGCCCTGACGGAAGCGTGATCCTGGCGACCGAAATGTGCCCGCCTCCGCCTCCGCCGCCGCCTCCGCCGCCGGAGCCAGAGCGCGGCTAG
- a CDS encoding DUF2955 domain-containing protein codes for MNMEARNHFVLRFAFGTTAVFILCESMDWQPSSLAAVLTGVLLANLPASPPPKLALLLISVMGVSAWLAFILSALLSHVPHILFATVGLVIFVAFAGLAQGKAQLPLTLLLICFSITPVISLTFSEYVGILPAILSRAIMLAVTFTWVSFAIWPLPSAKPPPPPAPPVDSPIKAALLGTMIVLPVMLVFLLYGLIDAIPVLLTTVLLVAQMEEERGASSGRGKLVSNFLGGLIAIAAFYVVNIAPSLTTLALVTFLLGVGFAVQIAKGGARGANALLGYNATIVIFALALLKGPANAGTWSTRVLQFAIACTFAIGMMRLLWPLLQRPARVRGARKSDPTGRNERGPVLES; via the coding sequence ATGAATATGGAAGCCCGCAATCACTTCGTCCTTCGCTTCGCATTCGGGACCACAGCAGTGTTTATCCTATGCGAGTCAATGGATTGGCAGCCTTCATCGCTGGCTGCCGTTCTGACCGGCGTTCTGCTTGCCAACCTTCCGGCGTCGCCGCCGCCCAAGTTAGCCCTGCTGCTTATTTCGGTAATGGGGGTTTCCGCCTGGCTGGCCTTCATATTGTCGGCACTGCTCAGCCATGTGCCGCACATATTGTTCGCGACCGTTGGCCTGGTCATCTTTGTCGCTTTCGCCGGATTGGCTCAAGGCAAGGCCCAGTTGCCCCTGACCTTGCTTCTGATTTGCTTCTCGATCACGCCGGTTATTTCCCTGACCTTCTCGGAATACGTCGGGATTCTGCCGGCCATTCTCTCCCGCGCCATAATGCTTGCGGTGACTTTCACTTGGGTCAGCTTTGCTATTTGGCCGTTGCCTTCCGCAAAGCCGCCACCTCCTCCTGCCCCCCCTGTCGACTCTCCAATCAAAGCTGCTCTGCTTGGGACCATGATCGTGCTCCCAGTGATGCTCGTGTTTCTGCTTTATGGATTGATTGATGCGATTCCCGTGTTGCTGACAACGGTACTGCTCGTGGCACAAATGGAGGAAGAGCGCGGGGCCTCCAGCGGTCGAGGAAAACTAGTCAGTAATTTCCTTGGCGGACTCATTGCGATCGCCGCATTTTATGTCGTGAACATCGCTCCTTCGCTCACGACGCTTGCTCTCGTTACATTCCTTCTCGGCGTTGGTTTTGCAGTTCAAATCGCGAAGGGCGGTGCCCGTGGAGCCAATGCCCTTCTGGGATACAACGCGACGATCGTCATCTTTGCTTTGGCACTCCTCAAGGGCCCTGCAAATGCCGGAACCTGGAGCACTCGGGTGCTCCAGTTCGCAATTGCATGCACATTCGCGATCGGAATGATGCGGCTGCTGTGGCCGTTGCTCCAGCGACCGGCGCGCGTTCGTGGCGCCCGTAAATCAGACCCGACAGGTCGTAACGAAAGGGGACCAGTTCTAGAATCCTGA